A single Micromonospora sp. CCTCC AA 2012012 DNA region contains:
- a CDS encoding ABC transporter ATP-binding protein, which produces MTERTGPLVELRDVKVHFPIKSGVLFDRTVGYVYAVDGVSLSINAGETYGLVGESGCGKSTLGRGLLRLVEPTDGEIVFDGTDVRSLKGESMRKARRRMQMIFQDPLSSLDPRQSVESLLVEGLKAHGLADDKAATAKRLRDALDAVGLPASALSKYPHEFSGGQRQRIGIARALVLDPDLIVADEPVSALDVSIQAQVLNLLEDIQNERGLTYLIIAHDLAVVRHIADTVGVMYLGGLVEEASSDDLYREPMHPYTKALMSAVPVPDPLVEDRRERILLAGDLPSPTNPPAGCRFHTRCPWAQPTRCADERPALRDVLDGHRVACHYAEDIAAGRIRPHEVEPTLVRPDDGAAPGDTGELIPTP; this is translated from the coding sequence ACCGTCGGCTACGTCTACGCCGTCGACGGCGTCTCGCTGTCGATCAACGCGGGTGAGACGTACGGGCTGGTGGGCGAGTCGGGCTGCGGCAAGTCCACGCTCGGCCGGGGCCTGCTGCGGCTGGTCGAGCCGACCGACGGTGAGATCGTCTTCGACGGCACGGACGTCCGCTCGCTCAAGGGCGAGTCGATGCGCAAGGCCCGCCGCCGGATGCAGATGATCTTCCAGGACCCGCTGTCCAGCCTCGACCCCCGCCAGTCGGTGGAGTCGCTGCTGGTCGAGGGGCTCAAGGCGCACGGCCTCGCCGACGACAAGGCGGCCACCGCCAAGCGCCTGCGGGACGCCCTGGACGCCGTCGGCCTGCCCGCCTCGGCGCTCAGCAAGTATCCGCACGAGTTCTCCGGCGGCCAGCGGCAGCGCATCGGGATCGCCCGGGCCCTGGTGCTCGACCCGGACCTGATCGTGGCCGACGAGCCGGTCTCGGCGCTGGACGTGTCGATCCAGGCGCAGGTGCTCAACCTGCTGGAGGACATCCAGAACGAGCGCGGCCTGACGTACCTGATCATCGCCCACGACCTGGCGGTGGTCCGGCACATCGCCGACACGGTCGGGGTGATGTACCTCGGCGGTCTGGTGGAGGAGGCGTCCAGCGACGACCTCTACCGGGAGCCGATGCACCCGTACACGAAGGCGCTGATGTCGGCGGTGCCGGTGCCGGACCCGCTGGTGGAGGACCGCCGCGAGCGGATCCTGCTCGCCGGCGACCTGCCCTCGCCGACGAACCCGCCGGCCGGGTGCCGGTTCCACACCCGATGCCCGTGGGCGCAGCCGACCCGCTGCGCCGACGAGCGGCCGGCGCTGCGCGACGTGCTCGACGGACACCGGGTGGCCTGCCACTACGCGGAGGACATCGCGGCCGGCCGGATCCGGCCGCACGAGGTGGAGCCGACGCTGGTCCGCCCGGACGACGGCGCGGCGCCGGGCGACACCGGTGAGCTGATCCCGACCCCGTGA
- a CDS encoding HNH endonuclease family protein, whose amino-acid sequence MRTRSGARTAGVAALVAALALGVAGCDPAVEPDAPPPSGGNVTQELGELTVAAAGSMKGYSRTRFPHWRDTGKNCDVRDSVLQRDGESIKLSGCNVVGGRWESAYDGRVFTDPSDVDIDHVVPLANAWRSGADEWDDSKRGDFANDLTRPQLIAVSLTSNRAKGDQDPSQWKPANRSYWCQYAADWVTVKHYWRLTVTSAEKAALTDMLEGCTWASKR is encoded by the coding sequence GTGCGTACCAGATCAGGAGCCCGCACCGCGGGGGTGGCCGCGCTCGTCGCGGCGCTGGCCCTCGGCGTCGCCGGTTGTGACCCGGCCGTCGAGCCGGATGCGCCGCCGCCGAGCGGAGGCAACGTCACCCAGGAGCTCGGTGAGCTGACCGTCGCCGCCGCCGGGTCCATGAAGGGCTACAGCCGGACCCGGTTCCCGCACTGGCGGGACACCGGCAAGAACTGCGACGTGCGGGACAGCGTGCTCCAGCGGGACGGCGAGAGCATCAAGCTCTCCGGCTGCAACGTGGTGGGCGGGCGCTGGGAGAGCGCCTACGACGGCCGGGTCTTCACCGACCCGTCGGACGTGGACATCGACCACGTGGTGCCGCTGGCCAACGCGTGGCGCTCGGGCGCCGACGAGTGGGACGACTCGAAGCGCGGCGACTTCGCCAACGACCTGACCCGGCCGCAGCTCATCGCGGTTTCCCTGACCTCCAACCGGGCAAAGGGTGACCAGGACCCGTCCCAGTGGAAACCGGCGAACCGGTCGTACTGGTGCCAGTACGCCGCGGACTGGGTGACGGTCAAGCACTACTGGCGGCTGACGGTGACCAGTGCCGAGAAGGCCGCCCTCACCGACATGTTGGAGGGCTGCACATGGGCGAGCAAGCGGTGA
- a CDS encoding MFS transporter — protein MTSPAPALRTGTAAARGTLLAAILASGMVFLDTTVVNVALPRLGAELGATVADLQWTVNGYLLMLAAFVLLGGALGDRFGRRRVFLLGVIWFAAASVLCGLAQGTGWLVAARFLQGAGGALLTPGSLAVLQASFHPDDRGRAIGTWAGLSGVSTALGPLLGGWLIDALSWRWIFFINVPLAVGVVLAGLRWVPESRDEDVSRTGAGRRRFDVAGALLGAVGLGGVTYALIDAPARGVGSLPVLASALVGLVAAVVFVLVERRRGDTAMLPTGLFTSRLFSVLNIFTVGVYAALAGFSFFLAVYLQNVVGWSALLTGLATVPMTVLLLLGSSRAGALSARIGPRLPLTVGPVIAAVGLLLLRRVAPGASYWVDVLPGVLLFGVGLTLVVAPLTASVLAAVADRFAGVASGFNNAASRAGSLLAVAALPLLVGLSGTGYEQRGALTDAYRGALLWCAGLLLVAAVMAALLIHRPVKQEPPG, from the coding sequence ATGACCTCACCCGCGCCCGCGCTCCGGACGGGCACCGCCGCCGCGCGAGGCACCCTGCTGGCCGCGATCCTCGCCTCCGGCATGGTCTTCCTGGACACCACCGTCGTCAACGTCGCCCTGCCGCGGCTCGGCGCCGAACTCGGCGCGACCGTCGCCGATCTTCAGTGGACGGTCAACGGCTACCTGCTGATGCTCGCCGCGTTCGTGCTGCTCGGCGGGGCACTCGGCGACCGGTTCGGCCGCCGTCGGGTCTTCCTGCTGGGGGTGATCTGGTTCGCCGCCGCCTCCGTGCTCTGCGGACTGGCCCAGGGCACCGGCTGGCTGGTCGCCGCCCGCTTCCTCCAGGGCGCGGGCGGCGCCCTGCTCACCCCGGGTTCGCTCGCCGTCCTCCAGGCCAGCTTCCACCCGGACGACCGGGGGCGGGCGATCGGCACCTGGGCCGGCCTCTCCGGCGTCTCCACCGCGCTCGGCCCGCTGCTGGGCGGGTGGCTGATCGACGCGCTCTCCTGGCGGTGGATCTTCTTCATCAACGTGCCGCTGGCCGTCGGGGTGGTGCTCGCCGGGCTGCGCTGGGTGCCGGAGAGCCGGGACGAGGACGTCTCCCGTACCGGGGCGGGGCGGCGGCGCTTCGACGTGGCCGGGGCGCTGCTCGGCGCGGTCGGCCTCGGCGGCGTCACGTACGCCCTGATCGACGCCCCGGCGCGCGGCGTCGGCTCCCTGCCGGTGCTGGCCTCGGCGCTGGTCGGGTTGGTCGCCGCGGTGGTCTTCGTGCTGGTGGAACGGCGTCGCGGGGACACCGCCATGCTCCCCACCGGCCTCTTCACCAGCCGGCTCTTCTCGGTGCTCAACATCTTCACCGTGGGGGTGTACGCGGCACTCGCCGGGTTCAGCTTCTTCCTCGCGGTCTATCTGCAGAACGTGGTCGGCTGGTCGGCCCTGCTCACCGGCCTGGCGACCGTGCCGATGACGGTGCTGCTGCTGCTCGGTTCGTCCCGGGCGGGGGCGCTGTCGGCCCGGATCGGTCCCCGGCTGCCGCTCACCGTCGGCCCGGTGATCGCCGCGGTCGGCCTGCTGCTGCTGCGCCGGGTCGCGCCGGGGGCGTCGTACTGGGTGGACGTGCTGCCGGGGGTGCTCCTGTTCGGAGTGGGGCTGACGCTGGTGGTGGCGCCGCTGACCGCCTCGGTGCTGGCCGCCGTCGCCGACCGGTTCGCCGGGGTGGCGAGCGGATTCAACAACGCCGCCTCCCGGGCCGGGAGCCTGCTGGCGGTGGCCGCGCTGCCGCTGCTCGTCGGCCTCTCCGGCACCGGGTACGAGCAGCGGGGCGCGCTGACCGACGCGTACCGGGGGGCGCTCCTGTGGTGCGCCGGGCTGCTGCTCGTCGCCGCCGTGATGGCCGCCCTGCTCATCCACCGGCCGGTGAAGCAGGAGCCCCCGGGCTGA
- the leuA gene encoding 2-isopropylmalate synthase produces the protein MAQTATDAETDPIARQRPSRMPFQRYQPYDQQFRVDLPDRTWPTRQVEAAPRWCAVDLRDGNQALIDPMSPERKRRMFQLLVQMGYKEIEVGFPSASQTDFDFVRQLIEQDLVPEDVTIQVLTQCREHLIERTFESLRGARRAIVHFYNSTSTLQRRVVFGLDRDGITDIATQGARLCRKYAEIHTPDTDIHYEYSPESYTGTELEYALEVCGKVIEVIDPTPDRKLIINLPATVEMAMPNVYADSIEWMHRRLPRRDSLVLSLHPHNDRGTGVAAAELGLLAGADRIEGCLFGNGERTGNVDLVTLGLNLFSQGIDPMIDFSNIDEVKRAVEYCNQLPVHERHPYAGDLVYTAFSGSHQDAIKKGFEALAKDAAAAGVPIDRHTWAVPYLPIDPKDLGRTYEAVIRVNSQSGKGGVAYIMKSEHQLDLPRRLQIEFSGVVQQVTDHDGGEIEPGTMWEIFARNYLLDHQVDPAVTLAGYTIGTVDGKVEIEAEVGSAGERRSLTAVGNGPIDAYVNALGALGVAVRVLDYHEHALSSGGDAQAAAYVECEVDGRTVWGVGTDANIVTASVKAVTSAVNRARS, from the coding sequence ATGGCACAGACCGCCACTGACGCCGAGACCGATCCGATCGCCCGGCAGCGCCCCAGCCGGATGCCGTTCCAGCGCTACCAGCCCTACGACCAGCAGTTCCGGGTCGACCTGCCGGACCGCACCTGGCCCACCCGCCAGGTCGAGGCCGCCCCGCGCTGGTGCGCGGTGGACCTCCGCGACGGCAACCAGGCGCTGATCGACCCGATGTCCCCGGAGCGCAAGCGCCGGATGTTCCAGCTGCTGGTGCAGATGGGCTACAAGGAGATCGAGGTCGGCTTCCCGTCGGCCAGCCAGACCGACTTCGACTTCGTCCGGCAGCTCATCGAGCAGGACCTGGTCCCGGAGGACGTCACCATCCAGGTGCTCACCCAGTGCCGGGAGCACCTGATCGAGCGGACCTTCGAGTCGCTGCGCGGCGCCCGCCGGGCCATCGTGCACTTCTACAACTCGACCTCGACGCTCCAGCGTCGGGTGGTCTTCGGCCTGGACCGGGACGGCATCACCGACATCGCCACCCAGGGCGCCCGGCTCTGCCGGAAGTACGCGGAGATCCACACCCCGGACACCGACATCCACTACGAGTACTCGCCGGAGTCGTACACGGGCACCGAGCTGGAGTACGCGCTGGAGGTGTGCGGCAAGGTCATCGAGGTGATCGACCCGACCCCGGACCGGAAGCTGATCATCAACCTGCCGGCCACCGTCGAGATGGCCATGCCGAACGTCTACGCCGACTCGATCGAGTGGATGCACCGCCGCCTGCCCCGCCGGGACAGCCTGGTGCTGAGCCTGCACCCGCACAACGACCGGGGCACCGGCGTGGCCGCCGCCGAGCTGGGGCTGCTGGCCGGCGCCGACCGGATCGAGGGCTGCCTCTTCGGCAACGGCGAGCGGACCGGCAACGTCGACCTGGTCACCCTGGGCCTGAACCTCTTCTCCCAGGGCATCGACCCGATGATCGACTTCTCGAACATCGACGAGGTCAAGCGCGCCGTCGAGTACTGCAACCAGCTGCCGGTGCACGAGCGTCACCCGTACGCGGGCGACCTGGTCTACACCGCCTTCTCCGGCTCCCACCAGGACGCCATCAAGAAGGGCTTCGAGGCGCTGGCGAAGGATGCGGCGGCGGCCGGGGTGCCGATCGACCGGCACACCTGGGCGGTGCCCTACCTGCCCATCGACCCGAAGGACCTGGGCCGCACCTACGAGGCGGTCATCCGGGTCAACTCGCAGTCCGGCAAGGGCGGCGTCGCGTACATCATGAAGTCGGAGCACCAGCTCGACCTGCCGCGCCGGCTCCAGATCGAGTTCTCCGGCGTCGTGCAGCAGGTCACCGACCACGACGGCGGCGAAATCGAGCCGGGCACCATGTGGGAGATCTTCGCCCGCAACTACCTGCTGGACCACCAGGTCGACCCGGCCGTCACCCTGGCCGGCTACACCATCGGCACCGTCGACGGCAAGGTCGAGATCGAGGCCGAGGTCGGTTCCGCTGGCGAGCGCCGGTCGCTCACCGCGGTCGGCAACGGCCCGATCGACGCGTACGTCAACGCGCTGGGGGCCCTGGGCGTGGCGGTACGGGTGCTCGACTACCACGAGCACGCCCTCTCCTCCGGTGGTGACGCGCAGGCCGCCGCGTACGTGGAGTGCGAGGTGGACGGTCGGACGGTGTGGGGCGTCGGCACGGACGCCAACATCGTCACCGCCTCGGTGAAGGCGGTCACCAGCGCCGTCAACCGCGCCCGAAGCTGA
- a CDS encoding aspartate kinase, which produces MALVVQKYGGSSVANAERIKRVAERIVAARKAGDDVVVVVSAMGDTTDELLDLANQVSPLPPGRELDMLLTAGERISMALLAMAIHNLGYEARSFTGSQAGVITTSVHGRARIIDVTPGRLKGALDEGSVVIVAGFQGVSQDTKDVTTLGRGGSDTTAVALAAALHADVCEIYTDVDGIFSADPRIVPNARHIKHITYEEMLELAACGAKVLHLRSVEYARRAGLPIHVRSSYSTNTGTMVTGSMEDLPVEQALITGVAHDRSEAKITIVGVPDEPGAAAKIFDTVAGAEINIDMIVQNVSTEGTGRTDISFTLPKTDGPTAMAALSKIQESVKFKGLLYDDHVGKVSLIGAGMRSHPGVAAGFFAALGAAGVNIEMISTSEIRVSVVCRDTDLDKAVRAIHDQFELGGDAEAVVYAGTGR; this is translated from the coding sequence GTGGCACTCGTGGTGCAGAAGTACGGCGGGTCCTCCGTCGCCAACGCCGAGCGGATCAAGCGGGTGGCCGAGCGCATCGTCGCCGCCCGCAAGGCCGGCGACGACGTCGTTGTGGTGGTCTCCGCGATGGGCGACACCACGGACGAGCTGCTCGACCTGGCCAACCAGGTCAGCCCGCTGCCGCCGGGCCGCGAGCTGGACATGCTGCTCACCGCCGGGGAGCGGATCTCCATGGCGCTGCTCGCCATGGCCATCCACAACCTGGGGTACGAGGCCCGCTCGTTCACCGGTTCCCAGGCGGGCGTGATCACCACCTCGGTGCACGGCCGGGCGCGGATCATCGACGTCACCCCGGGCCGCCTCAAGGGCGCGCTCGACGAGGGCTCGGTGGTCATCGTCGCCGGCTTCCAGGGCGTCTCGCAGGACACCAAGGACGTCACCACGCTGGGCCGGGGCGGGTCGGACACCACCGCCGTGGCGCTCGCCGCCGCCCTGCACGCCGACGTCTGCGAGATCTACACCGACGTGGACGGCATCTTCAGCGCCGACCCGCGGATCGTGCCGAACGCGCGGCACATCAAGCACATCACCTACGAGGAGATGCTGGAGCTGGCCGCCTGCGGCGCCAAGGTGCTGCACCTGCGCAGCGTCGAGTACGCCCGGCGCGCGGGGTTGCCGATCCACGTCCGTTCGTCATACTCGACCAACACCGGCACCATGGTCACCGGATCGATGGAGGACCTTCCCGTGGAACAGGCACTGATCACCGGGGTCGCCCACGACCGCAGCGAGGCGAAGATCACCATCGTGGGGGTGCCGGACGAGCCGGGCGCCGCCGCGAAGATCTTCGACACCGTCGCGGGTGCCGAGATCAACATCGACATGATCGTGCAGAACGTCTCCACCGAGGGCACCGGCCGGACGGACATCTCGTTCACCCTGCCCAAGACCGACGGCCCGACCGCGATGGCGGCGCTCAGCAAGATCCAGGAGTCGGTCAAGTTCAAGGGCCTGCTCTATGACGACCACGTCGGCAAGGTCTCCCTGATCGGCGCCGGGATGCGCTCGCACCCGGGCGTCGCGGCCGGCTTCTTCGCCGCCCTCGGCGCGGCCGGCGTGAACATCGAGATGATCTCCACCTCCGAGATCCGGGTCTCCGTGGTCTGCCGGGACACCGACCTCGACAAGGCGGTCCGGGCCATCCACGACCAGTTCGAGCTGGGCGGCGACGCCGAGGCCGTGGTCTACGCGGGCACCGGGCGCTGA
- a CDS encoding aspartate-semialdehyde dehydrogenase, with translation MASLPTLAVVGATGAVGTVMCQLLSSRRNVWGEIRLLASARSVGRQVQCRGETLTVQALTPEAFDGVDVAMFDVPDEVSAEWAPIAVRHGAVAVDNSGAFRMDRDVPLVVPEINPEQVRHRPKGIVANANCTTLAMIVAIAPLHREYGLRELVLASYQAASGAGQAGVDTLHDQLGKIAGDRVLGSRTGDVRQAVGDELGPFPAPLALNVVPWAGSLADGGWSSEELKMRNESRKILGLPDLKVSATCVRVPVVTGHSVAVHAVFATEVDAEGAREALRNAPGVILVDDPAAGEFPMPIDAVGTDPSWVGRIRRAVDDPRALDLFVTGDNLRKGAALNTAQIAELLAKDLTRP, from the coding sequence ATGGCGTCGCTGCCCACCCTCGCCGTGGTCGGGGCGACCGGTGCCGTCGGCACGGTGATGTGCCAGCTGCTCTCCTCCCGGCGCAACGTCTGGGGCGAGATCCGGCTGCTCGCCTCCGCGCGCTCGGTGGGCCGGCAGGTGCAGTGCCGGGGCGAGACGCTGACCGTCCAGGCCCTCACCCCCGAGGCGTTCGACGGCGTCGACGTGGCCATGTTCGACGTGCCCGACGAGGTCTCCGCCGAGTGGGCGCCGATCGCGGTGCGCCACGGCGCGGTGGCGGTGGACAACTCCGGTGCCTTCCGGATGGACCGCGACGTGCCGCTGGTGGTCCCCGAGATCAACCCCGAGCAGGTGCGCCACCGGCCGAAGGGCATCGTCGCCAACGCCAACTGCACCACCCTGGCGATGATCGTGGCGATCGCCCCGCTGCACCGCGAGTACGGCCTGCGCGAGCTGGTCCTCGCGTCGTACCAGGCGGCCTCCGGGGCGGGGCAGGCCGGCGTGGACACGCTGCATGACCAGCTCGGCAAGATCGCCGGGGACCGGGTGCTCGGCTCGCGTACCGGCGACGTGCGCCAGGCGGTCGGCGACGAGCTGGGCCCGTTCCCGGCCCCGCTGGCGCTCAACGTGGTGCCCTGGGCCGGCTCGCTCGCCGACGGCGGCTGGTCGTCGGAGGAGCTGAAGATGCGCAACGAGTCGCGCAAGATCCTCGGGCTGCCCGACCTCAAGGTCTCCGCCACCTGCGTACGGGTCCCCGTGGTGACCGGCCACTCGGTGGCCGTGCACGCGGTCTTCGCCACCGAGGTGGACGCCGAGGGGGCCCGCGAGGCGCTGCGCAACGCCCCCGGCGTGATCCTGGTCGACGACCCGGCCGCGGGCGAGTTCCCGATGCCGATCGACGCCGTCGGCACCGATCCCTCCTGGGTCGGCCGGATCCGCCGCGCCGTCGACGACCCGCGCGCCCTCGACCTCTTCGTCACCGGCGACAACCTCCGCAAGGGCGCCGCCCTCAACACCGCCCAGATCGCCGAACTCCTCGCCAAGGACCTCACCCGCCCCTGA
- a CDS encoding GGDEF domain-containing protein gives MASTALEACQWTVAALARHTPATVSILLEVHDRLRCVAATGAWQVFSTVPPKAGIVGRVHATGTPTAVADVTADPDYLPIRPDVSTEVCVPVLDPAGRPIGVLDLQWSAPAELAAWQRTAERLAARLGARIVALGGPPAESRSEKLLRHAAAMTSAPTDWDLMAAAITAARDVSTLSAAVLVLAGRRGPRLGAPTSAPGELESRIRAELTEAGTGPLGRLIARAHRHGSAYTLGEAGHPPTDDYLPLARAGARTLVAVPVGPPEGGGVLLVADERLLRPDPTTVNLMELLAGQAWTCLDRLRTLARLREQASSDPLTGLRHTGPFGQRIAAATPGRTALLAIDVDGFKTVNDTYGHQAGDRVLVGLARALEGALRHGDELYRVGGDEFVAVIEVSRPDEAVRIAERLTEAARRTGRTISVGVALPRAGEAPELTLRRADQALYAVKRQGRDGVRLAAA, from the coding sequence ATGGCGTCGACCGCCCTGGAGGCATGCCAGTGGACGGTCGCCGCGCTCGCCCGCCACACCCCGGCGACCGTCTCGATCCTGCTGGAGGTCCACGACCGGCTCCGCTGCGTGGCCGCCACCGGCGCGTGGCAGGTCTTCTCCACCGTCCCCCCGAAGGCCGGCATCGTCGGCCGGGTGCACGCCACCGGTACGCCCACCGCCGTCGCCGACGTCACCGCCGACCCGGACTACCTGCCGATCCGCCCGGACGTCAGCACCGAGGTCTGCGTACCGGTGCTGGACCCGGCGGGCCGGCCGATCGGCGTGCTCGACCTCCAGTGGAGCGCCCCGGCCGAGCTGGCGGCGTGGCAGCGGACCGCCGAACGGCTGGCCGCCCGGTTGGGCGCGCGGATCGTGGCGCTCGGCGGCCCACCGGCCGAGAGCCGCAGCGAGAAGCTGCTCCGGCACGCCGCCGCGATGACCTCCGCCCCCACCGACTGGGACCTGATGGCCGCGGCGATCACCGCCGCCCGGGACGTCTCCACCCTCTCCGCCGCCGTGCTGGTGCTCGCCGGTCGACGCGGACCCCGACTCGGTGCGCCGACCAGCGCCCCCGGCGAACTGGAGTCACGGATCCGCGCCGAACTGACCGAGGCCGGCACCGGGCCGCTGGGCCGGTTGATCGCCCGGGCGCACCGGCACGGCTCGGCGTACACGCTGGGCGAGGCGGGGCATCCGCCGACCGACGACTATCTGCCGCTGGCCCGGGCCGGGGCACGCACCCTGGTGGCGGTGCCGGTCGGTCCGCCGGAGGGCGGCGGGGTGCTGCTGGTGGCCGACGAGCGGCTGCTGCGCCCCGACCCGACCACGGTGAACCTGATGGAGCTGCTCGCCGGGCAGGCGTGGACCTGCCTCGACCGGCTGCGCACCCTGGCCCGGCTGCGCGAGCAGGCCAGCTCGGACCCGCTGACCGGGCTGCGGCACACCGGCCCGTTCGGGCAGCGGATCGCGGCGGCCACCCCGGGGCGTACGGCCCTGCTGGCGATCGACGTGGACGGCTTCAAGACCGTCAACGACACGTACGGCCACCAGGCCGGCGACCGGGTGCTGGTGGGGTTGGCCCGGGCGCTGGAGGGGGCGCTGCGCCACGGCGACGAGCTGTACCGGGTGGGCGGCGACGAGTTCGTGGCGGTGATCGAGGTGAGCCGCCCCGACGAGGCCGTCCGGATCGCCGAGCGGCTCACCGAGGCGGCCCGGCGTACCGGCCGGACGATCAGCGTCGGCGTCGCCCTGCCCCGCGCCGGCGAGGCACCCGAACTGACCCTCCGCCGCGCCGACCAGGCCCTCTACGCCGTCAAACGCCAGGGCCGCGACGGCGTCCGCCTCGCCGCCGCCTGA
- a CDS encoding phosphodiesterase, translated as MLIAQLSDPHVTTGPLAAEQASGLHRALGRVLALRPRPECVVITGDLVAHGRPDEYAALREIIGRFPLPVHLAAGNHDDRESLLDAFGGTPYLGGGFSAYYHVDHAEATVVVLDSLTPGGSGGRLGDDQLTWLDGVLAGRPEVPAVVCLHHPPVAVGIPAADEIRLADGEALAAVIGRHPHVVRVTAGHLHRAVTTAFAGTVLTTAPSTWVQASLTMSGDEEIGLVAEPTAFLLHRLADGGCVTHTVQVSHAAGQTCWF; from the coding sequence ATGCTCATCGCCCAGCTCAGCGACCCGCACGTGACCACCGGCCCGCTCGCCGCCGAGCAGGCGTCCGGGCTGCACCGGGCCCTCGGCCGGGTGCTCGCCCTGCGACCACGACCGGAGTGCGTGGTGATCACCGGTGACCTGGTCGCCCACGGCCGCCCCGACGAGTACGCGGCGCTCCGCGAGATCATCGGCCGCTTCCCGCTGCCGGTGCACCTGGCCGCCGGCAACCACGACGACCGGGAGTCGCTGCTGGACGCCTTCGGCGGCACGCCCTACCTCGGTGGCGGCTTCTCGGCCTACTACCACGTCGACCACGCCGAGGCGACGGTCGTGGTGCTCGACTCGCTCACCCCGGGCGGCAGCGGCGGGCGGCTCGGCGACGACCAGCTGACCTGGCTCGACGGGGTGCTGGCCGGCCGGCCGGAGGTGCCCGCCGTCGTGTGCCTGCACCATCCGCCGGTCGCGGTCGGCATCCCGGCCGCCGACGAGATCCGACTCGCCGACGGGGAGGCGCTCGCCGCCGTGATCGGCCGCCACCCCCACGTCGTACGCGTCACCGCCGGTCACCTGCACCGGGCGGTGACCACGGCGTTCGCCGGCACGGTGCTCACCACCGCCCCGAGCACCTGGGTGCAGGCCTCGCTGACGATGAGCGGTGACGAGGAGATCGGGCTGGTCGCCGAGCCGACCGCCTTCCTGCTGCACCGGTTGGCCGACGGCGGCTGCGTCACCCACACCGTCCAGGTCAGCCACGCCGCCGGGCAGACCTGCTGGTTCTGA
- a CDS encoding alpha/beta fold hydrolase, with translation MTSVRTTWTVDSARSADGTPIAYETAGDGPPIVLVGGAFNDRSTTRALGTALSADFTVYGYDRRGRGDSGDTGPYAVQRETDDLAAVIEAAGGRAHVYGISSGAILAAEAAAVGLPVTGLALFEPPFRVDGHDGGAPADLAERLTGLVSAGRRGDAVALFLTAAVGVPAEGVEGMRRSPGWSWLEGLAHTLAYDCTVTGDGALPTARLARVTAPTVVVDSTGSPPWLREAAGATAGAIPGATHRSVPGGFHDVPPEDLAAEIRRFLLD, from the coding sequence ATGACGTCTGTCCGGACTACCTGGACGGTGGACTCGGCCCGCTCGGCCGACGGCACCCCCATCGCCTACGAGACGGCCGGTGACGGCCCGCCCATCGTCCTGGTCGGTGGGGCCTTCAACGACCGGTCCACCACCCGCGCGCTGGGCACCGCCCTCTCCGCCGACTTCACCGTGTACGGCTACGACCGTCGTGGGCGGGGCGACAGCGGCGACACCGGACCGTACGCGGTGCAGCGGGAGACCGACGACCTGGCCGCCGTGATCGAGGCGGCCGGCGGCCGGGCGCACGTCTACGGCATCTCGTCCGGCGCGATCCTCGCCGCCGAGGCGGCGGCCGTGGGGCTGCCGGTGACCGGCCTGGCGCTCTTCGAGCCGCCGTTCCGGGTCGACGGGCACGACGGTGGCGCCCCGGCCGATCTCGCGGAGCGGCTGACCGGGCTGGTGTCGGCCGGCCGGCGCGGCGACGCGGTCGCGCTCTTCCTGACCGCCGCGGTCGGGGTGCCCGCCGAGGGCGTCGAGGGGATGCGCCGGTCACCCGGCTGGTCCTGGCTGGAGGGACTGGCCCATACCCTGGCCTACGACTGCACGGTGACCGGCGACGGGGCCCTGCCCACGGCCCGGTTGGCCAGGGTCACCGCGCCGACCGTGGTGGTCGACAGCACGGGAAGCCCGCCGTGGTTGCGGGAAGCGGCCGGCGCGACGGCGGGGGCGATCCCCGGTGCCACGCACCGCAGCGTGCCCGGCGGCTTCCACGACGTGCCGCCGGAGGACCTGGCCGCCGAGATCCGCCGCTTCCTGCTCGACTGA